A section of the Cololabis saira isolate AMF1-May2022 chromosome 16, fColSai1.1, whole genome shotgun sequence genome encodes:
- the LOC133462756 gene encoding tubulin alpha-1B chain-like — MRECLSIHVGQAGVQMGNACWELYCLEHGIQPDGRTAGGKSAGAGGDDSFNTFFSETGAGKHVPRAVFVDLEPTVVDEVRTGTYRQLFHPEQMITGKEDAANNYARGHYTIGKEIIDQVMDRIRKLADGCTGLQGFLVFHSFGGGTGSGFTSLLMERLSVDYGKKSKLEFSIYPAPQVSTAVVEPYNSILTTHTTLEHSDCAFMVDNEAIYDICRRNLDIERPSYTNLNRLISQIVSSITASLRFDGALNVDLTEFQTNLVPYPRIHFPLATYAPVISAEKAYHEQLSVADITNACFEPANQLVKCDPRHGKYMACCLLYRGDVVPKDVNAAIATIKTKRSIQFVDWCPTGFKVGINYQPPTVVPGGDLAKVQRAMCMLSNTTAIAEAWARLDHKFDLMYAKRAFVHWYVGEGMEEGEFSEAREDMAALEKDYEEVGTDSVGEEDDEGEEY, encoded by the exons ATG CGTGAGTGTCTCTCCATCCACGTTGGTCAGGCTGGGGTCCAGATGGGAAATGCCTGCTGGGAGCTTTACTGTCTGGAACATGGAATCCAGCCGGATGGACGCACGGCCGGTGGCAAGAGCGCTGGTGCTGGAGGAGACGACTCCTTCAACACCTTCTTCAGTGAGACTGGAGCTGGAAAGCACGTTCCCAGAGCTGTGTTTGTGGACCTGGAGCCCACCGTCGTTG ATGAGGTGCGTACTGGGACTTACCGCCAGCTGTTCCACCCGGAGCAGATGATCACCGGCAAGGAGGATGCTGCCAACAACTACGCCCGTGGACACTACACCATTGGTAAAGAGATCATTGACCAGGTTATGGACAGGATTCGTAAACTG GCTGACGGGTGCACCGGTCTTCAGGGCTTCCTGGTGTTCCACAGCTTCGGGGGGGGAACTGGCTCTGGTTTCACCTCCCTGCTGATGGAGCGTCTGTCCGTGGACTACGGCAAGAAGTCCAAGCTGGAGTTCTCCATCTACCCGGCCCCCCAGGTGTCCACTGCTGTGGTGGAGCCGTACAACTCCATCCTGACCACCCACACCACCCTGGAGCACTCCGACTGTGCCTTCATGGTGGACAACGAGGCCATCTACGACATCTGCCGCAGGAACCTGGACATCGAGCGTCCCTCCTACACCAACCTGAACAGGCTCATCAGTCAGATCGTGTCCTCCATCACTGCGTCTCTTCGCTTCGACGGCGCCCTCAACGTGGATCTGACGGAGTTCCAGACCAACCTGGTGCCGTATCCCCGGATCCACTTCCCTCTGGCCACCTACGCCCCCGTCATCTCGGCGGAGAAGGCTTACCACGAGCAGCTGTCGGTGGCCGACATCACCAACGCCTGCTTCGAGCCGGCCAATCAGCTGGTGAAGTGCGACCCTCGCCACGGCAAGTACATGGCCTGCTGCCTGCTGTACCGCGGAGACGTGGTGCCCAAAGACGTCAACGCTGCCATCGCCACCATCAAAACCAAGCGCAGCATCCAGTTCGTGGACTGGTGTCCCACTGGTTTCAAGGTGGGAATCAACTACCAGCCCCCCACCGTGGTTCCtgggggagacctggccaaggtgCAGAGGGCCATGTGCATGCTAAGCAACACCACTGCTATTGCAGAGGCCTGGGCTCGGCTCGACCACAAGTTTGACCTCATGTACGCCAAGCGGGCCTTCGTCCACTGGTACGTGGGGgaggggatggaggagggagagtTCTCCGAGGCCCGGGAGGACATGGCAGCGCTGGAGAAAGATTATGAAGAGGTTGGAACTGATAGTGTGggtgaggaggatgatgaaggagAAGAGTATTGA